The following proteins are encoded in a genomic region of Burkholderia gladioli:
- a CDS encoding anti-sigma factor family protein yields MKPDDSTLIAYADGELDAAGAASVEQALAESSELRESVARLRASRLPYQDAFAAQKLPPLPDALRLRIEAMASAAQAQSAAAAAQAQPREQGQEQEPVPASAKVVPLPARRNRPMLWLAAAFVAGAFCAGLVQQFAAGGFGGGSGPSLAAGAAKKPWISVAADYQQLYTRDTVANLTPDPAVSAKIVGEIRSDDGIRLRVPDLSMAGMRFKAVDRLRYDGKPLVQIVYLPEHGVPVALCVMKDARPDQGIAKHEMHGMTVVAWRQNELSYALIGKPDSGDLEAIARQISGSHVDAMFAVREARVDFLG; encoded by the coding sequence ATGAAACCCGACGACAGCACATTGATCGCGTATGCCGACGGCGAGCTCGATGCGGCCGGCGCGGCATCGGTCGAGCAGGCGCTGGCCGAATCGTCCGAGCTGCGGGAGAGCGTGGCGCGCCTGCGTGCGTCGCGCCTGCCGTATCAGGACGCGTTCGCCGCGCAGAAGCTGCCGCCCTTGCCCGATGCGCTGCGCTTGCGCATCGAGGCGATGGCGAGCGCCGCGCAGGCGCAGTCGGCGGCGGCGGCAGCCCAGGCTCAGCCGCGCGAACAGGGACAAGAACAGGAACCGGTGCCGGCCTCGGCCAAGGTGGTGCCCCTGCCGGCGCGGCGCAATCGCCCGATGCTGTGGCTGGCGGCGGCCTTCGTGGCCGGCGCGTTCTGCGCGGGGCTGGTGCAGCAGTTCGCGGCCGGCGGTTTCGGCGGCGGCAGCGGCCCGAGCTTGGCGGCCGGCGCCGCGAAGAAACCGTGGATCAGCGTCGCGGCCGACTACCAGCAGCTCTACACGCGCGATACCGTCGCGAACCTCACGCCCGATCCGGCCGTCTCCGCGAAGATCGTCGGCGAGATCCGCAGCGACGACGGCATCCGCCTGCGCGTGCCCGACCTCAGCATGGCCGGCATGCGCTTCAAGGCCGTCGACCGCCTGCGCTACGACGGCAAGCCGCTGGTCCAGATCGTCTACCTGCCCGAGCACGGCGTGCCCGTCGCCTTGTGCGTGATGAAGGATGCGCGGCCCGACCAGGGCATCGCCAAGCACGAGATGCACGGCATGACCGTGGTGGCCTGGCGCCAGAACGAGCTGTCCTACGCGCTGATCGGCAAGCCCGATTCAGGCGATCTCGAGGCCATCGCGCGGCAGATCTCCGGCAGCCATGTCGATGCGATGTTCGCGGTGCGCGAGGCGCGCGTCGATTTTCTCGGCTGA
- a CDS encoding catalase family peroxidase, protein MMPPRSDSRAAPPRGFSLVWRWALVLGAPALLVGLFAWCGGWLSGRLTAARIVDAFEATSTPHPGFRRNHAKGICVTGHFDSNGRGELLSRASVFAPGRYPVVGRLSMPGSDPGQDDSAGMVRSFALRVSLPHGADWRLAMNSAPIFAVRTPQALYEQLRADARDPRTGRADPARMQAFLASHPEARAFRAYVERHPPSSRFDNATYYGISSFVTSDAHRIRRHVRWEVVPEAPYRPVDLREQRDPDFLAYDLAMRLANGPLRWHLVLNVAMPGDPLDDSTQAWAPSPRRLRIDAGSFVIEHAQAQLDGPCRDIVFDPTILPDGLAPSRDPLLAARSSTYRESYDRRTREEARAH, encoded by the coding sequence ATGATGCCCCCTCGTTCCGATTCGCGCGCCGCGCCGCCGCGCGGCTTCTCGCTGGTGTGGCGCTGGGCGCTCGTGCTCGGCGCGCCGGCCCTGCTGGTCGGCTTGTTCGCCTGGTGCGGCGGCTGGCTCAGCGGACGTTTGACGGCCGCGCGCATCGTCGACGCCTTCGAGGCCACCAGCACCCCGCATCCGGGCTTTCGCCGCAATCACGCGAAAGGCATCTGCGTGACGGGCCATTTCGACAGCAACGGACGCGGCGAGCTGCTATCGCGCGCCAGCGTGTTCGCGCCGGGCCGTTATCCGGTGGTGGGGCGCCTGTCGATGCCGGGTAGCGATCCGGGGCAGGACGACAGCGCCGGCATGGTGCGCAGCTTCGCGCTGCGCGTGAGCCTGCCGCATGGTGCCGACTGGCGCCTGGCGATGAACTCGGCGCCGATCTTCGCGGTGCGCACGCCGCAGGCGCTCTACGAGCAGTTGCGTGCCGACGCGCGGGACCCGCGCACGGGCCGCGCCGATCCGGCCAGGATGCAGGCCTTCCTCGCCAGCCATCCCGAGGCGCGTGCGTTTCGCGCCTACGTGGAGCGCCATCCGCCGTCCTCGCGTTTCGACAACGCCACCTATTACGGCATCAGCAGCTTCGTGACCAGCGACGCGCACCGGATCCGCCGCCATGTGCGCTGGGAGGTGGTGCCCGAGGCGCCGTACCGGCCGGTCGACCTGCGCGAGCAGCGCGACCCGGATTTCCTCGCCTACGACCTGGCGATGCGGCTCGCGAACGGCCCGCTGCGCTGGCACCTGGTGCTGAACGTGGCGATGCCGGGCGACCCGCTCGACGATTCGACCCAGGCCTGGGCGCCTTCGCCGCGCCGGCTGCGCATCGATGCCGGCAGCTTCGTGATCGAGCATGCGCAGGCGCAGCTCGACGGCCCCTGCCGCGATATCGTGTTCGATCCGACCATCCTGCCGGACGGGCTCGCGCCCTCGCGCGATCCCTTGCTGGCCGCGCGCTCCTCGACTTATCGCGAATCCTACGACCGGCGCACGCGCGAGGAGGCACGCGCGCATTGA